In Gordonia phthalatica, one genomic interval encodes:
- a CDS encoding 1,4-dihydroxy-2-naphthoate polyprenyltransferase yields MATVSQWIEGARPRTLPNAIAPVIAGTGAALHLGDVCWWKVALALVVALALIVGVNFANDYSDGVRGTDDDRVGPLRLVGSGAASPQAVKVAAFASLGVGAVCGLVLAIATAWWLVLVGAVCIAGAWFYTGGKRPYGYLGFGEIAVFVFFGLVAVLGTQFVAADAIDWVGVGCAVAVGSLSSGVLIANNLRDIPTDAESGKITLAVRLGDRNTRIFYVLMCAVPVVVSVVLAIIAPAAAAGLIAVIPLAKPVKIILGGTQGRGLIPVLALTGMAMLVWSVATAVGLAFA; encoded by the coding sequence GTGGCAACCGTGAGTCAGTGGATCGAAGGCGCTCGTCCGCGCACCCTACCCAATGCGATCGCTCCGGTGATCGCCGGAACCGGCGCCGCCCTGCACCTGGGCGACGTGTGCTGGTGGAAGGTCGCCTTGGCGCTCGTCGTCGCGTTGGCGTTGATCGTCGGCGTGAACTTCGCGAACGACTACTCCGACGGCGTGCGGGGCACCGACGACGACCGCGTGGGTCCCCTGCGCCTCGTCGGTTCGGGCGCTGCGAGCCCGCAAGCGGTGAAGGTCGCGGCGTTCGCCTCCCTCGGCGTCGGTGCGGTGTGCGGCCTGGTCTTGGCGATCGCGACCGCCTGGTGGCTGGTCCTGGTCGGCGCGGTGTGCATCGCGGGCGCCTGGTTCTACACGGGCGGAAAGCGACCGTACGGGTACCTGGGCTTCGGTGAGATCGCCGTGTTCGTGTTCTTCGGACTCGTCGCCGTCCTCGGCACCCAGTTCGTCGCCGCGGATGCGATCGACTGGGTCGGCGTCGGCTGCGCGGTCGCGGTCGGCAGCCTCTCGAGCGGAGTGCTGATCGCGAACAATCTGCGCGACATCCCCACCGACGCAGAGTCGGGCAAGATCACCCTCGCCGTGCGTCTTGGCGACCGGAACACCCGCATCTTCTACGTGCTGATGTGCGCGGTCCCGGTGGTCGTCAGCGTCGTACTGGCCATCATCGCACCTGCGGCGGCCGCCGGTCTGATCGCGGTGATCCCGCTGGCGAAGCCGGTGAAGATCATTCTCGGCGGCACTCAGGGGCGCGGTCTGATCCCGGTCCTCGCGCTGACCGGCATGGCGATGCTGGTGTGGTCGGTCGCGACCGCGGTGGGACTGGCGTTCGCGTAG